The nucleotide window TGATGTTGGCAAACCACAGGTTGCCGGTGTCGAAGATTTCCATCTCCGGTTTCACGCCCAGTTCCTTGATGCGCTCGGCGCCTTCGCGGAGCATATCCGGGGTGCTGATGTAGACCTGGCTGCCCTCGCCGAAGTTGAGCGAGCCGCAGTCGATGGTGCAGATTTCCGGCCGCAGTTCTTCCACATGTGCCAGGCGCTCGCGGGCGTTGACCAGGTCGGTGCCAGGCAGCTGTTTTGTCGGCTCGCCCGGATCCAGCAGCAGGTCACCGCCCATGCCCGCTGTCAGGTTGATGACAGGATCCACGTCGCTCTTACGGACCAGGCGGACTACCTCGCGGTAGAGCGCTACATCGCGAGACCCCTGGCCCGTCTCGACATCGCGGACATGGATGTGGACCACCGAGGCACCGGCCCGAGCAGCGGCGATTGCGTCGTCGGCGATCTGCTGCGGCGTGACGGGCACGTGCTCGCTTTTACCTGTGGTGTCGCCGGCGCCGGTCAGGGCACAGGTGACGATGACCTTGCGGTTCATGCGGAACTCCCTTGCGATAGGACGATGTTGCGGTCAATAAAACTTTCGATATGGCTGTACATCTGATCTGCAGTCAGAATCCCGGTCAGGACCTTGATGCCGAGGCCGTCCACCATGCTGGTCAGCTCCATGGCGAGCTGGTCGGAGGGGATGTCTACGAAAACGCCGGATTCCTGGCCCTGAAGGATCGCGTCTTCGACGGTCTTGTACCAGCGGCGGTAGCCCTGCGCGTGGTTCTCCTTGCCGGAACCATCAACTGCCACGTCTGCCCAGGTCTGCAGCCAGATGGAGAACTCCGCGCTGCCGCGCTCGCCGGCGGGTAGCTGGAGTTCGATCAGCCGCTTGAGCCGGCGGACCGGATCCGTGATGGTGTGCAGTTCGGCGATCTGGCGGTCGAAGGCCAGTTTGATGGAGTAGCGCAAGGTTTCGGCAAAGATTTCGCGCTTGGTCGAGAAGTAGTAGTGGATTGCGGCTGTGCTCATGTCGCAGGCGTAAGCGATATCGGCGATGCGGACCGCGGAATAGCCGCGGCGGGCCAACAGCCACCAGGCCGCCTCGATGATGGCGCGCCGTTTCTGGGCGTGCTCGCTGTCCTCCCGGTGCTTGGTCGGGAGGATCCTGGCCGGAGGCGGCACGGACGGACCGTGCGTTTCATCCGACCCGGACAGCAGCCAGTTGACCGTAACGCCGGTAATGTCGGCCAGATCCGTCAGCTCCTGCGGGTGGAAGCGCCGGGTGCCGTTGAGCGCCTTGGACAGTTTGGTCTCGTCCAAACCAATGTGGTGTGCCACCTCACGTTGCGCCATTCCGGAGTTCTTGATGGACTTCCGGACGCGCTCTGTGACCTCCGTCTCAGTTGATGTCATGAGACGAAGTTAGTCGGCTTTTGCGATTATGGCAAGGCCTTTTAACTCGAAGTCAGAAATTGCGATTTGCCCTCGAGTCATGGCGGCGGGAGATGAGTGCGTGACCGCATCCAACAACCCCGGTGACGTCCACTTAGTCAAGGACAGCGGCGGCCTGCGGTAGATGCTAGTCGACACTGCTTCCAGCGAATCCAGGCGTGGCGCAGGATACGTTGCCGAACGTGCCGGCAGAACACCAGCTTGGGGTCAGAGCGCGGATCCGGGACGGAAGTGCCCGGGCCAGTCCGCCTTGCGGATCCGCTTGATTTCGCGCACCTCGCCCATGGTTCCCCATTCGTCCAGTCCTAACCGGGACAGCGGTGCGAGTTGGTCTATCCGCGCGTGCGTTCCGTCCAGAACATCTGTCGTCACCACAGCATGGGTCACGACGCCGAAAACCAGCGTGCAGTCGCCCATCGGCATCATCTGGTGGAGCTTGCATTCCAACGCCACCGGCGACTCCTTTACCCGGGGCGGCTTGACCGTGAAGCTTGGCTCACGTGTCAGGCCCGCGGCGTCGAACTCGCTGACGTCGGGCGGGAAGTTCGTTCCTGTCGCGTTGACCTCGGCCATCAAATGGGTGGGGGTCAGATGGGCCACGAATTCCCCCGAGGCCCGGATATTGCGTAACGAGGCCTTTTCGCCCACGGACGTGAACTGGACCACCGGCGGATTTACCGAGGCAGCGGTGAAGAAAGAATGCGGAGCCAGATTGTCCACGCCCTCTGGTGAGGTACTCGAAACCCAGGCTATGGGGCGGGGAGCCACCACGGCGGTCAACGAGCGGTAAAAATCGGGTGACGATGTTTCTTCAGGGCTAATGTCCGTGCGCATACCTACGCGATAACCACCGCAGTTGGAACTTCGTGCAGACCGGATCGATCTCCCGGTCACTGAGAATCTCACTGTGGTGCGCGTCTCCGACTTCGGATAGTGGAGGCAAGTCATTCGACAGTCCCGCTGAAGGAGTCATCATGCAGAACGCTGCGCAAACCAGCCCACAAAAGTACGACGCCGTGGTAGTGGGCGCTGGCCTGGCCGGTGTCTACGCCCTTTACAAGCTGCGGAAGCAAGGATTGTCGGTCAGAGTTCTCGAGACCGGCAGCGGAATCGGTGGTACCTGGTACCACAACCGCTATCCCGGTGCCCGGTGCGATATTGAATCGCTGGACTACTCCTACTCCTTCGACAATGAACTGCAGCAGGATTGGAGCTGGAGCGAACGGTACGCCTCGCAGCCGGAGATCCTGCGGTACATCAACCACGTGGCGGACCGGTTCGACCTACGTAAGCACATTCAATTGGATACCAAAGTCATTTCAGCGATCTTCGACGAAGCTACGAACACGTGGGCCGTCGGTACCGACGCAGGTGAGCTCTTCGAAGCGCGGTTCGCGGTAATGGCTACGGGCGTATTGTCCGTTCCCCAGGTCCCGTCCACCACGGGTCTGGAGGACTTCCAGGGAGAGTGGTATCACTCAGGGGACTGGCCGCACGAGGGCGTGGATGTCCACGGCAAGCGTGTCGGAGTAATCGGCACGGGCTCGTCAGGAACGCAGATGATTCCCATTCTCGCGGACCAAGCCGATGGGCTGCTGGTGTTCCAACGGACACCCAACTTCTGCATGCCCGCCCAGAATTATCCAATCAAGCCGGAAGTGGAACAGGAATGGAAGGCCACCTATCCGGAGCGCCGCGCGTTCGCCCGGCAGTCTGGCTTCGGGCACAACCAAGTGACCAACCCGAAGTTCGGCAAGGAAGTTTCGGCGGAGGAAAGGCTGGCAGAACTGGAGAACCGCTGGGACTTGGGCGGCCTGTATATGATGCGTGCGTTCAAGGACATTCTGGTGGACAAGGAAGTTAATGACGAGGCTTCCGAGTTTGTCCGTGGGAAGATCCGCAGCATCGTTGCCGACCCGCAAACCGCTGAAGCGCTTTCCCCTCGAGACCTGCCGATCGGCACCAAGCGGTTGTGCTCCGGCACCGGATACTACGAGACGTTCAATCGGGAGAATGTCACGCTGGTCAACGTCAAGGAGTCGCCGATCGACCGGATCACAGCCACCGGAGTACGTACCACCGACGCTCATTACGACGTCGACATCCTGGTCTTTGCTATCGGTTTCGACGCGATGACCGGCGCCCTGAACCGGCTTAACCCGGTGGGCCGGGGAGGCCGCCAGTTGCGCGACCACTGGGCCGCCGGACCGCAGACCTACCTCGGCCTGACGGTTAACGGATTCCCCAACATGTTCATCATTGCAGGCCCCGGCAGCCCCTCGGTGTTCAGCAACATGGTCACGTCCATCGAGCAGCACGTGGAGTGGATCGCGGACGCCATCGCCCATCTGGACGGCAACGGATTCGACACCATTGAAGCCAGCCCGGAAGCGGAAACCGGATGGGTCCGCCACGTAAACGAGGTTGCCAACATGACCCTTTACCGCGAGTCGAAGGCTACCTGGTTCTACGGCGCCAATATCCCGGGCAAGCCGTTGGTTTTCATGCCGTATGTCGGTGGTGTAGGTAATTACTGGAACCGGATTACTGCACTGGCCCAAGCCGGATACACAGGCTTTCTGCTCGACGGCCAGGAGAGCGGATCCGAGGCTGCTGAGGCCGTCGAGATCGCCGACTCGCTCCACGTGACGGAGCCGGAGGAAAAGGCGGCAGTTCGTGCCTAGCCAAGCACCGCCGTCGTTGTTTGTAGAGAGGAAGCGCCGGTTACCGGTGGGACGGGGACCAGCCCAAGGCCCGGGAGATGCCGGCGGCCGCTATCTGCACGGCAGGCAGCGCCATTCTTGGCGTCTTGCCGTCGTTGGGCAGAAGCACGGAGAGCGCGGCAATCACCTCACCCTCGGCGTCGCGGACGGGCATGGCGATGCCGGAGACGCCTTCGTCGATCCATCCGTCCATCCGCGCGTAGCCCTGACGCCGGATCTCTGCGAAGATCCGGCGGAAATCGGCCGTTGTGGACGGCGTGAAGCGGGTGTACTGCGGCACCTCGGCAGCCAAGATCGTTTCCTGCAGTTCACTCGAGCCGAACGCCGCCATGACCAAGCCAGGGGAGGCGACCACAGCGGGCAGCCGGCCGGCAACCCTGGTGATGTTGACGACGGCGTCAGGAGCGGACAGTCGTTCAATGTAGAGAATGTCCGTGCCGTCCATGACGGAGAGCTGGGTGTGCTGGCGGATGGCGTCCTGCAGGTCCTCCATGAAGGGCAGTGCGGTATTTCGCAGGCTCAATGTCTTGGACTCGCGCGAGGCCAGCTCCCACAGCCGCACTCCGGTCTGGACTCCGCCGTCGGACTTGTCCAGGAAGCCCACTTCGAGCAACTCGTTGACCAGACGATAGGTGCTGGCTGCGGGCAGCCCGGTCCGGCGGACAATTTCAGCAGGGGTCAACGTGGACTTGCCTTTGTCGAACGCTTCAAGGACCTTCACGATCCGGCTCAGTCCGGTTTCACCCGGCGTGGTTCTCTTCACAACATCATGGTGGCACAAAGGAGGAAGACGGAAGATGGATAGCAAGCTGCAGGCTCTGCTGGCCTCGATGCTGGAAGCAGGCCGCCGGCCGGTCAACGATGGAACACCCGAGCAAGCGCGCGCCCAGCTCGCCGCACGGAAGCAGGTTCCGGGCCGTGAACTTCACCGGATCTTCGACGACGCCGTCACCACCTCGGGCGGGACGGTTCCGGTCCGCGTCTACCTCTCCGAACCGGATGCAGCCGGCACTCTTGTCTATTTTCACGGCGGCGGCTGGGTTATGGGCACTTTGGACAGCTTCGACAATGTGGCTCGCGAACTCGCCTTCTACAGCGGAGCCCGCGTGGTCAGTGTGGACTACAGCCTGGCCCCGGAAAACCCCTACCCGACGGCCCTGCACGAAGCCATCGATGCCATTGAGTGGACCGCGGAGCAGTTCCCAGATGGACCGCTCGCCGTCGCCGGGGACAGCGCTGGCGGAAATTTGGCCACGGTGGCAGTGCGGAAGATCCAGCAGCGCAACACCGTGGGCATCTGCGTCCAGTTGTTGATGTATCCAGTGACCGACAGCGACGCCCACCGGGCGTCCTACTTGGAGGAGCCGCCGGTTCCCACCTTGTTGTCGGGTGGCGAGATGAGCTGGTTCTGAGACCATTACGTGCCGGACGCTGCGGCACGGCAGGCGGCGAAGGTCTCCCCGTTGCGCGCCGAGTCTCTGGCCGGAATGCCTCCCACCGTCATGATTCTGGCCGGCTACGATCCGCTCCGGGATGAGGGCCTAGCCTATGCCCGAAGGCTGGAGGAACACGGCGTGCCCGTCGAGCTAACCATGTTCGAGGGCATGTGCCACGGTTTTGTGGGGCTGACAGGAGTGATTGAGCAAGCAGGGCAGGCATTGCAGCTGGGCGGTGCGTCCGTTCGAAAGCACGTCCTCAAGGCCGGAGGTATTCCGCAAGCGCCGATCGTGATCTGAGTCACGGAATAGATTCCCGGTCACCGGGAATCCGGGTGCGGGAGGCGGGCGTGAGCACCCACGCTGGTAGAAGTTCCGCAGAACAGCAAAGTCCGGCCCTCGTGGCCATCAGTTGGGGCCGCTGATGCAGGTGGTGGCATCCGCGGGTAAGAACAAAATTTGGAGGAAACATGAGAGTTAAGGCTCTGAAGAAATGGGCAGGGGTCGGCATGGCGGCCGCATTGGTTGCCGGTCTTGGTGCATGCGGCTCGGACGGTGAAACCGGCACGCCCGCCGCCGGCACTGGTGACGCACCGGAACAGGCGACTATCGTCGTCGGCACCCAGACCTTCGCCGAGCTGGCACCTTTGCACATGGCCATCGAGCAGGAAATCTTCGAAGACCACGGTCTGACCGTGGAACTGGCAGACTCCACCGGTGGCGGCGCGGGACTGATCCCGGGCATGGTGGCCGGTGATATCGACGTGGTGTACAGCAACTATGTCTCCTTGATGCAGGGTGCTGACAAAGGACTGCCGCTGCAGGTCATCCGCGAGAACGACCGTCCCGGCGTGCAGGCGCTGTACGTCACGCCGGAAAGCGGGATCAAGGAGCCCGCGGACCTGGCCGGCAAGACCATCGCGGTCAACGGCCTGGGCAACATCATGGAGCTGACCTCCCGTGCGGTGCTTGAATCCCACGGCGTTACGGACGCCAAATTCGTGGAGATCCCACCGCCCAACATGGAGGCCGCGCTGGCACAGGGCCAGGTGGATGCTGCCTGGCTGGTTGAGCCCTTCGTGACCATCGCTACCGGCACCATTGGCGCCACGCCCGTGGTCAGCGCTTTTGAAGGACCTACCGAGAACGTCCCGG belongs to Arthrobacter crystallopoietes and includes:
- a CDS encoding IclR family transcriptional regulator, whose product is MKRTTPGETGLSRIVKVLEAFDKGKSTLTPAEIVRRTGLPAASTYRLVNELLEVGFLDKSDGGVQTGVRLWELASRESKTLSLRNTALPFMEDLQDAIRQHTQLSVMDGTDILYIERLSAPDAVVNITRVAGRLPAVVASPGLVMAAFGSSELQETILAAEVPQYTRFTPSTTADFRRIFAEIRRQGYARMDGWIDEGVSGIAMPVRDAEGEVIAALSVLLPNDGKTPRMALPAVQIAAAGISRALGWSPSHR
- a CDS encoding ABC transporter substrate-binding protein, whose protein sequence is MRVKALKKWAGVGMAAALVAGLGACGSDGETGTPAAGTGDAPEQATIVVGTQTFAELAPLHMAIEQEIFEDHGLTVELADSTGGGAGLIPGMVAGDIDVVYSNYVSLMQGADKGLPLQVIRENDRPGVQALYVTPESGIKEPADLAGKTIAVNGLGNIMELTSRAVLESHGVTDAKFVEIPPPNMEAALAQGQVDAAWLVEPFVTIATGTIGATPVVSAFEGPTENVPVAGWAVRTDFAKQNPKTVSAFVDAMDEAMAIAVEDEQAVKDSLLTFTEIPEEVVAKLNPISFAEKSDFSKLADLNEIMLDQGLIEKPVDLEVFVAEVQ
- a CDS encoding 3-keto-5-aminohexanoate cleavage protein, with product MNRKVIVTCALTGAGDTTGKSEHVPVTPQQIADDAIAAARAGASVVHIHVRDVETGQGSRDVALYREVVRLVRKSDVDPVINLTAGMGGDLLLDPGEPTKQLPGTDLVNARERLAHVEELRPEICTIDCGSLNFGEGSQVYISTPDMLREGAERIKELGVKPEMEIFDTGNLWFANIMVEEGLIAPPPLYQICMGIPYGAPTNPGLLQAMVNMLPEGAQWTSFAIGRDQLPWVAQSVLLGGHVRVGLEDNLYLSKGVKATNAQLTERAIAVVHDLGAAVATPDEAREILKLEKKA
- a CDS encoding TetR/AcrR family transcriptional regulator, with the protein product MTSTETEVTERVRKSIKNSGMAQREVAHHIGLDETKLSKALNGTRRFHPQELTDLADITGVTVNWLLSGSDETHGPSVPPPARILPTKHREDSEHAQKRRAIIEAAWWLLARRGYSAVRIADIAYACDMSTAAIHYYFSTKREIFAETLRYSIKLAFDRQIAELHTITDPVRRLKRLIELQLPAGERGSAEFSIWLQTWADVAVDGSGKENHAQGYRRWYKTVEDAILQGQESGVFVDIPSDQLAMELTSMVDGLGIKVLTGILTADQMYSHIESFIDRNIVLSQGSSA
- a CDS encoding flavin reductase family protein translates to MRTDISPEETSSPDFYRSLTAVVAPRPIAWVSSTSPEGVDNLAPHSFFTAASVNPPVVQFTSVGEKASLRNIRASGEFVAHLTPTHLMAEVNATGTNFPPDVSEFDAAGLTREPSFTVKPPRVKESPVALECKLHQMMPMGDCTLVFGVVTHAVVTTDVLDGTHARIDQLAPLSRLGLDEWGTMGEVREIKRIRKADWPGHFRPGSAL
- a CDS encoding flavin-containing monooxygenase; the encoded protein is MQNAAQTSPQKYDAVVVGAGLAGVYALYKLRKQGLSVRVLETGSGIGGTWYHNRYPGARCDIESLDYSYSFDNELQQDWSWSERYASQPEILRYINHVADRFDLRKHIQLDTKVISAIFDEATNTWAVGTDAGELFEARFAVMATGVLSVPQVPSTTGLEDFQGEWYHSGDWPHEGVDVHGKRVGVIGTGSSGTQMIPILADQADGLLVFQRTPNFCMPAQNYPIKPEVEQEWKATYPERRAFARQSGFGHNQVTNPKFGKEVSAEERLAELENRWDLGGLYMMRAFKDILVDKEVNDEASEFVRGKIRSIVADPQTAEALSPRDLPIGTKRLCSGTGYYETFNRENVTLVNVKESPIDRITATGVRTTDAHYDVDILVFAIGFDAMTGALNRLNPVGRGGRQLRDHWAAGPQTYLGLTVNGFPNMFIIAGPGSPSVFSNMVTSIEQHVEWIADAIAHLDGNGFDTIEASPEAETGWVRHVNEVANMTLYRESKATWFYGANIPGKPLVFMPYVGGVGNYWNRITALAQAGYTGFLLDGQESGSEAAEAVEIADSLHVTEPEEKAAVRA